Proteins encoded within one genomic window of Empedobacter falsenii:
- a CDS encoding YheT family hydrolase, translated as MPLIEHSSYPTPNFINRNAHLSTIIPAKFKKYPVPNYTREKITTDDGDFLNLDWRFQKNKDKLVILFHGLEGDSKRTYLNSCSDYFYDKGFNILAWNHRSCGGEMNKTCRLYHHGSIDDVHRVVEKALKENYQEIYLIGYSMGGALILNYLGSYEVSNKIKSAVVFSAPISLKSCADTLKIFPNTVYFKNFKRTLVPKFKVKAKQFPGVLNEKMIDKIKTFDEVDEYFTAALHGYSSKEDYYHKASPATVLDYIKTSCLIVNAANDPFLGNDCYPIERFKNHKFCTFEMPKYGGHCGFPLENNKHSWAEIRAWEFVK; from the coding sequence ATGCCTTTAATTGAACATTCTTCTTATCCTACACCTAATTTTATCAATAGAAATGCTCATCTTTCTACCATTATTCCTGCGAAATTCAAGAAATACCCTGTTCCAAATTATACTCGAGAAAAAATCACAACTGATGATGGTGATTTTCTGAATTTGGATTGGCGATTTCAAAAAAATAAAGACAAATTAGTTATACTTTTTCACGGATTAGAAGGCGATTCAAAACGAACGTATCTTAATTCGTGTTCAGATTATTTTTATGATAAAGGATTTAATATTCTAGCTTGGAATCATCGTTCTTGTGGTGGTGAAATGAACAAAACTTGTCGATTATATCATCACGGTTCGATTGACGATGTACACAGAGTTGTAGAAAAAGCGTTAAAAGAAAATTATCAAGAAATTTATTTGATTGGTTATTCGATGGGTGGTGCTTTAATTTTGAATTATCTTGGAAGTTATGAAGTTTCGAACAAGATAAAATCTGCTGTAGTTTTTTCTGCACCAATTTCTCTAAAATCTTGTGCTGATACATTGAAAATATTTCCGAATACTGTTTATTTTAAAAATTTTAAACGCACTTTAGTTCCAAAATTTAAAGTAAAAGCAAAACAATTTCCAGGAGTTCTGAATGAAAAAATGATTGATAAAATCAAAACTTTTGATGAAGTAGACGAATATTTTACAGCAGCTTTACATGGCTATTCTTCCAAAGAAGATTATTATCATAAAGCTTCTCCTGCAACTGTTTTAGATTATATCAAAACATCGTGTTTGATTGTTAACGCTGCTAATGATCCTTTTTTAGGAAATGATTGTTATCCTATCGAACGTTTTAAAAACCATAAATTCTGCACATTTGAAATGCCAAAATACGGTGGACATTGCGGCTTCCCTTTAGAAAACAATAAACATTCTTGGGCTGAAATTAGAGCTTGGGAGTTTGTTAAATAA
- a CDS encoding RagB/SusD family nutrient uptake outer membrane protein — MKKRLFTIAVLTASVLSLNISCSDDFVEREFYQEVEQKPLTSYDEIQSFVRGAYSQMRSAKYYGCDFLAYGEIRSDEMYSNKLSGYYTTIQDYTMLSTDAYAKDSWGVIYKMIANSNIVINSDVEKFTGTDTEKKQSYFVQGQAYALRALGFFDILRLYGQKYTNAPDQLGAVLPLKYDPKAKMARATITETEAQIEADFNKAVEIMTKYSANTTVSGKTDINLSSVKALMSRYYLYKGNYAKVRQLTNEIVTAGGYSIAAQGLLAETFRFTMNGAAPNSMFELSVGTTNSLSTSSYRHKLHPNGYGNVVVKPETLTLYTTGDIRRNFVQTANGYNYLTGKYTNSVGADNIKMIRYEEVVLNGVEAELNGGDPAKALTYYNSLITQRGLTAATTVTMDVLKKERSKELLGEGLRQWDLLRWGDISYANGKDKNLLAFPIPRIETDLSGTLIKSNPGYDN, encoded by the coding sequence ATGAAAAAAAGATTATTTACCATAGCAGTTCTTACTGCAAGCGTTTTGTCATTAAATATTTCTTGTAGTGATGATTTTGTAGAAAGAGAGTTTTATCAAGAAGTGGAACAAAAACCTTTAACATCATATGATGAAATACAATCATTCGTACGTGGAGCTTATTCTCAGATGAGATCTGCCAAGTATTATGGATGTGATTTCTTAGCATATGGAGAAATACGTTCAGATGAAATGTATAGTAATAAATTGTCAGGTTATTATACTACAATTCAAGATTATACAATGTTGTCAACTGATGCATATGCAAAAGATTCTTGGGGAGTTATTTATAAAATGATTGCTAATTCAAATATTGTTATCAATTCTGATGTAGAAAAGTTTACGGGAACAGATACGGAAAAAAAGCAATCTTATTTTGTTCAAGGTCAAGCTTACGCATTAAGAGCTTTAGGTTTTTTTGATATTTTAAGATTGTATGGTCAAAAATATACAAATGCACCTGATCAATTAGGAGCAGTACTTCCTTTAAAGTACGACCCGAAAGCGAAGATGGCCCGTGCAACAATTACTGAAACTGAAGCTCAGATTGAAGCAGATTTCAATAAAGCTGTAGAAATTATGACTAAATATAGTGCTAATACTACTGTTTCTGGCAAAACAGATATTAACCTTTCTTCAGTGAAAGCATTAATGTCTAGATATTATCTGTATAAAGGTAACTATGCAAAAGTTAGACAGCTAACTAATGAAATTGTTACTGCAGGAGGGTATAGCATAGCTGCTCAAGGTTTGTTAGCAGAAACTTTTAGATTTACAATGAATGGTGCTGCTCCTAACTCAATGTTCGAGTTGTCAGTAGGTACAACTAATTCATTATCTACATCTTCCTATAGACATAAATTACATCCAAATGGATATGGAAATGTAGTTGTAAAACCTGAAACATTAACATTGTATACAACTGGTGATATTCGTAGAAACTTTGTTCAAACTGCAAATGGGTATAATTATTTAACAGGTAAATATACAAATTCAGTAGGAGCTGATAATATTAAAATGATTCGTTACGAAGAGGTTGTTTTAAACGGAGTCGAAGCAGAATTAAACGGAGGAGATCCAGCTAAAGCATTAACTTATTATAATTCTTTAATTACTCAACGAGGATTAACTGCTGCTACTACAGTTACTATGGATGTTCTTAAGAAGGAGAGATCTAAAGAGTTGTTAGGTGAAGGTTTAAGACAATGGGATTTATTACGTTGGGGTGATATATCTTATGCAAATGGTAAAGACAAAAATCTATTAGCTTTTCCAATTCCTAGAATTGAAACTGATTTATCTGGAACTTTAATTAAATCTAATCCAGGATATGATAATTAA
- the recF gene encoding DNA replication/repair protein RecF (All proteins in this family for which functions are known are DNA-binding proteins that assist the filamentation of RecA onto DNA for the initiation of recombination or recombinational repair.) yields MYLKELKARQFKNFDENNFEFSPKINAFVGQNGKGKTNVLDAIHYLALSKSYLNHSDAMNIQFDCDFFTLEGTFDRNESDDVIFCLVRSGQPKQLKRNSKSYDRISDHIGQYPLVMISPYDSDLIKEGSEVRRKFLDNIISQSNKQYLADLMRYNKVLVQRNALLKYFAANNTFDSTSLEIYDEELIHLGKKIHEVRKEFIQTFLEAFLKYYNEISEGREKVNIEYVSQLNDAPFETVLKEALYKDRSTQYSTAGIHKDDLLFTITNYPIKKFGSQGQQKSYLIALKLAQLEVIKSSLNITPLLLLDDIFDKLDEHRVTQLIKLVNEERFGQIFITDTHPERTEQIIKQINSESKVFRL; encoded by the coding sequence ATGTATTTGAAAGAACTTAAAGCGCGACAATTCAAGAATTTTGATGAAAATAATTTCGAATTTTCACCAAAGATTAATGCATTTGTAGGACAAAATGGGAAAGGTAAAACCAATGTTTTGGATGCTATTCACTATTTGGCTTTAAGTAAATCGTATCTGAATCATTCGGATGCGATGAATATTCAGTTTGATTGTGATTTTTTTACATTAGAAGGTACTTTTGATCGAAACGAATCTGATGATGTGATTTTTTGCTTGGTTCGTTCTGGTCAGCCCAAACAATTAAAGCGAAATTCGAAATCGTATGATCGTATTTCTGATCATATTGGACAATATCCTTTGGTAATGATTTCACCTTATGACAGTGATTTAATCAAAGAAGGAAGTGAAGTTCGACGCAAATTTTTGGATAATATTATTTCGCAATCGAATAAGCAATATTTAGCTGATTTGATGCGATACAACAAGGTTTTAGTTCAACGAAATGCCTTGCTAAAATACTTTGCTGCAAATAATACATTTGATTCAACTTCTTTGGAAATTTATGATGAAGAATTGATTCATTTAGGAAAGAAAATACATGAAGTTCGAAAAGAATTTATTCAAACTTTTTTGGAAGCTTTCCTAAAATATTACAATGAAATTTCAGAAGGTCGAGAAAAAGTTAACATCGAATATGTTTCACAATTAAATGACGCACCTTTTGAAACGGTTCTGAAAGAGGCTTTGTACAAAGATCGTTCGACACAATATTCAACAGCTGGAATACATAAAGATGATTTATTGTTTACGATTACCAATTATCCAATCAAGAAATTTGGTTCGCAAGGTCAACAAAAATCGTATTTAATTGCCTTGAAATTGGCCCAATTAGAAGTTATCAAATCTTCATTAAACATCACTCCTTTATTATTATTGGACGATATTTTTGATAAATTGGACGAACATCGTGTAACACAATTGATTAAATTAGTAAACGAGGAACGATTCGGTCAAATTTTTATCACCGATACACATCCCGAAAGAACAGAGCAAATCATTAAACAAATTAATTCTGAAAGTAAAGTTTTCCGTTTATGA
- a CDS encoding SusC/RagA family TonB-linked outer membrane protein has translation MRRRLTSLGLLAFLGLGTVAFAQVTGTVNDASNLPEADIEVKVKGTDKVTYTDENGNFNIDAKVGDTLVINGKEFKVTSTNLGALKYTSNENVDLGEVVVVGFGQTKSVQEITGSTSTMSSKSIQDVPVASVDKMLQGRVSGVQTGNASGQPGGMASVRVRGISSINGVQSPIWIVDGVRVASGDLTRNNTTGNILANMNPDDIESVTVLKDAVSTAVYGADAGAGVIIITTKSGRKGAAKFNFSSSIGWNDRAVDMNRPFTAEEYKIYLRDQVNNLYGANYSIEDYINGNIPLIPANQTTLRNNMKNILSSPYSTNWQDETMKKGFQQNVDFNVSGANERLSYYASANYFKQESIIKNSSFKRLSFTNKVAYQATDKLKLSTDIQMSYGNIRTLPNAGGFANPILAGYFNRPTDPVRNEDGSYYWQASNHRLSNNMFNPAALLDMNYNKAQTARIFANFKAEYDIWKNIKYTLVFAPEYINIEEDQYWNPQHGDGYGYGGYQKSGTNRYFNFNVQNIVSWNQKFDLHNVGISLIQEAYKSDQRYLSATGITVGSPILETLTNFVVPYGYEGGRGISSRWGYAATAHYDYDKLVLVDASYRRDILSQFMPGQKEGDFWSVGLGFDVARLGDLKGNGTLSMMKLRASYGKLGNQVSANPYATYSYSTNYNDYAAASFNRVYNPNLSWETVNPLNIGIDFGFLNDRIRFSAEYFNKKTKDLIYDLPLSASQGLYNVTNGNAVYTDNIGELVNKGFEFTVNADILKGDRNQFNWNVGFNLSTLDNEITKLYGGEVKGSSTILKEGEGVRTFYLRKWAGVDATNGDPLWYINGKDGATTNNYAAAQQAVQGSFISDVYGGMNTSLAYAGFSLDLQFTFGFGGKIYDNWAAYNYSDGQYTINYPGYGDVMGDYWTPENTNASNPKPIYGGNKRSNSASTRFLYDSDYIRLSNARLAYTFDSKMLKGSGLNSVQMYVMANNAWTHRFDKDLKFDPETNVAGYTDFNLPVLKSFLLGVNVSF, from the coding sequence ATGAGGAGAAGATTAACATCTTTGGGCTTATTAGCTTTCCTAGGACTAGGAACAGTGGCTTTTGCTCAAGTTACAGGTACTGTTAATGATGCTTCAAATTTGCCAGAGGCAGATATTGAGGTTAAAGTTAAGGGTACAGATAAAGTAACTTATACAGATGAAAACGGAAATTTTAATATTGATGCTAAAGTAGGTGATACATTAGTAATCAATGGAAAAGAATTTAAAGTAACTTCTACTAATTTAGGAGCTTTAAAATATACTTCAAATGAGAATGTAGATTTAGGTGAGGTTGTAGTTGTTGGTTTTGGACAAACTAAAAGTGTTCAAGAAATCACAGGTTCAACAAGTACAATGTCTTCAAAATCAATTCAAGATGTGCCAGTTGCTTCTGTAGATAAAATGTTACAAGGACGTGTTTCTGGGGTTCAAACAGGAAATGCTTCAGGTCAACCAGGAGGTATGGCAAGTGTACGTGTACGTGGTATTTCTTCTATTAATGGTGTACAATCTCCAATTTGGATTGTAGATGGTGTTCGTGTAGCGAGTGGAGATTTAACAAGAAACAATACGACAGGTAATATTTTAGCGAATATGAACCCTGATGATATTGAATCTGTAACTGTTTTGAAAGATGCCGTATCAACTGCTGTTTATGGTGCTGATGCAGGAGCTGGAGTTATTATTATAACAACTAAATCAGGAAGAAAAGGTGCTGCGAAATTTAATTTTTCTTCTTCTATAGGATGGAATGATAGAGCTGTTGATATGAACAGACCTTTTACAGCGGAAGAGTATAAGATATACTTAAGAGATCAAGTAAATAATTTATATGGAGCTAACTACTCAATTGAAGATTATATTAATGGAAATATTCCATTGATACCAGCTAATCAAACGACTCTTAGAAATAATATGAAGAATATATTAAGTTCTCCATATTCTACAAACTGGCAAGATGAGACAATGAAAAAAGGGTTTCAACAGAATGTTGATTTTAATGTTTCTGGAGCTAATGAAAGATTGTCATATTATGCATCTGCGAACTATTTTAAACAAGAGAGTATAATTAAAAACTCTAGTTTTAAACGTTTATCTTTTACAAATAAGGTAGCTTATCAAGCAACTGATAAGTTGAAATTATCTACAGATATTCAGATGTCTTATGGTAATATTAGAACTTTACCTAACGCAGGAGGTTTTGCTAATCCAATTTTAGCAGGATATTTTAATAGACCTACAGACCCTGTTAGAAATGAAGATGGTTCTTATTATTGGCAAGCATCTAATCATAGATTATCTAATAATATGTTTAACCCAGCGGCTTTATTAGATATGAATTATAATAAAGCTCAAACCGCAAGAATTTTTGCAAATTTTAAAGCGGAATATGATATTTGGAAAAACATTAAATATACATTAGTATTTGCTCCAGAATATATCAATATCGAAGAAGATCAGTATTGGAACCCTCAACACGGAGATGGATATGGATATGGAGGTTATCAAAAATCAGGAACAAATAGATATTTTAATTTTAACGTACAAAATATTGTAAGTTGGAATCAAAAATTTGATTTACATAATGTAGGAATTTCCTTAATCCAAGAGGCATATAAATCAGATCAACGTTATTTATCTGCAACAGGAATTACTGTTGGTAGTCCAATTTTAGAAACACTAACGAATTTTGTTGTTCCTTACGGATACGAAGGTGGTAGAGGGATTTCTTCTCGTTGGGGGTATGCTGCAACAGCTCACTATGACTATGATAAATTAGTATTAGTTGATGCATCTTATCGTCGTGATATCCTTTCTCAATTCATGCCAGGTCAAAAAGAAGGTGACTTCTGGTCTGTTGGTCTTGGATTTGATGTTGCTCGTTTAGGAGATTTGAAAGGAAATGGGACTCTTTCTATGATGAAATTAAGAGCGTCTTATGGTAAGTTAGGTAACCAAGTAAGCGCTAATCCTTATGCGACATATTCGTATTCAACAAACTATAACGACTATGCAGCAGCAAGTTTTAATAGAGTGTATAATCCGAACTTATCATGGGAAACAGTTAATCCTTTAAACATAGGTATTGACTTTGGTTTCTTAAATGATCGTATTAGATTTTCTGCAGAGTATTTCAACAAGAAAACGAAAGACTTGATTTATGATTTACCATTATCAGCTTCACAAGGTCTTTATAACGTAACAAACGGTAATGCAGTTTATACTGATAATATTGGAGAGTTAGTGAATAAAGGTTTTGAATTCACAGTGAATGCAGATATCTTAAAAGGAGATCGTAACCAATTCAATTGGAATGTAGGATTTAACTTGTCAACTTTAGATAATGAAATTACGAAGTTATATGGAGGTGAAGTTAAAGGAAGTTCTACAATTCTCAAAGAAGGAGAAGGTGTAAGAACATTCTACTTAAGAAAATGGGCTGGTGTTGATGCAACAAATGGAGATCCATTATGGTACATCAATGGAAAAGATGGTGCAACAACGAATAATTATGCCGCAGCGCAACAAGCTGTTCAAGGATCATTTATTAGTGATGTATATGGAGGTATGAATACGTCATTAGCTTATGCTGGATTCTCATTAGATCTTCAATTTACTTTTGGTTTCGGAGGAAAAATTTATGATAACTGGGCTGCATATAACTACAGTGATGGACAATATACAATCAACTATCCTGGGTATGGAGATGTAATGGGTGATTACTGGACACCAGAGAATACAAATGCATCTAATCCAAAACCAATTTATGGAGGAAATAAAAGATCGAATAGTGCTTCTACTCGTTTCTTATATGATTCAGATTACATTCGTTTAAGCAATGCAAGATTAGCATATACATTTGATAGTAAAATGCTAAAAGGAAGTGGATTGAATTCAGTTCAAATGTATGTAATGGCAAACAATGCTTGGACACATAGATTTGATAAGGATTTAAAGTTCGATCCTGAAACGAATGTAGCTGGATATACAGATTTTAACTTACCTGTTTTAAAATCATTCTTATTAGGAGTTAATGTAAGTTTCTAA
- a CDS encoding DUF721 domain-containing protein: MKKYEKRSNQQTLGQALEHFIKQSGKEELIWEVKAEEAWQTVMGKFFEKYTDRVEVRQRVLYVKINSPAMRQELLMGKSKILANINEEIKKDFLVDVKIF; the protein is encoded by the coding sequence ATGAAAAAGTACGAAAAAAGAAGTAATCAGCAAACGCTTGGTCAAGCTTTGGAGCATTTTATTAAACAAAGTGGAAAGGAAGAATTGATTTGGGAAGTGAAAGCAGAAGAGGCTTGGCAAACGGTGATGGGAAAGTTTTTCGAGAAATATACTGATCGAGTTGAAGTAAGACAACGTGTTTTGTATGTAAAAATTAATTCTCCTGCAATGCGACAAGAATTATTGATGGGAAAATCGAAGATTTTAGCTAATATAAATGAAGAAATTAAAAAGGATTTTTTAGTTGACGTAAAAATATTTTAA
- a CDS encoding RagB/SusD family nutrient uptake outer membrane protein, protein MKKNILVLSLLACALSFTSCSDDDINQKPYDAIEVGDYYKTESDFTNALNGVYKGFAQSGYYAGLSNASDLVSVGDIMADNLILDPNGRRAGQRAHTWSYNSNSVPTDIYSTSYNIISRANMILSNVDNLQDGDFKNNVIAQAKAVRALAHFEVARTYAEIPTQAANAASTVGIAYVDKYDPQAAPKRDATIAESYDKIIADLEAAIPNLEASSESSVMGKSAAQALLGKVYLYKGDYKKSIEFSQPAVDAVAPASQEQLAGLWTSKNSDGVLFEIAFINSSDPTIGTNYSQGATNENIVIEYAVDKDFYALYNQKTESERINAYFKIFNPSNHDSQAVIAVNKYINGKVKLGLNNGRYLRVEEAILNLAEAQYLSGDQGAALITLNKLRDVRYSNYTGGETGTAIFDAIQLERRKELAFENGDRWFTLKRLQGVAGISPVYTSGIQRSGNGYLANGTGTASSEQTLKAGDHKWQLPIPQSVLNLNKNMTQTPGY, encoded by the coding sequence ATGAAAAAAAATATTTTAGTATTATCGTTATTAGCTTGTGCATTAAGTTTTACATCTTGCAGCGATGACGATATCAACCAAAAACCATACGACGCGATTGAAGTTGGAGATTACTATAAAACGGAATCTGATTTCACAAATGCATTGAATGGGGTTTATAAAGGTTTCGCGCAATCAGGTTATTATGCTGGTTTGAGTAATGCTAGCGATTTAGTTTCTGTTGGAGATATCATGGCAGACAACTTAATTCTAGATCCTAATGGACGTCGTGCAGGTCAAAGAGCACATACTTGGTCATATAATTCGAATTCTGTTCCTACAGATATTTACTCAACTTCTTATAATATTATCTCAAGAGCTAATATGATCTTGTCGAATGTTGATAATTTACAAGACGGCGATTTCAAAAATAATGTTATTGCTCAAGCAAAAGCTGTTCGTGCATTAGCTCATTTTGAAGTAGCTCGTACATATGCTGAGATTCCTACTCAAGCTGCAAATGCTGCATCTACTGTAGGTATTGCTTATGTAGATAAATATGATCCTCAGGCAGCTCCAAAACGTGATGCAACAATTGCTGAATCTTATGATAAAATTATTGCTGATTTAGAAGCTGCGATTCCAAATTTAGAAGCTTCTTCAGAAAGTTCTGTTATGGGGAAATCTGCAGCACAAGCTTTATTAGGAAAAGTATATTTATATAAAGGAGATTATAAAAAATCAATCGAATTTTCTCAACCTGCTGTAGATGCAGTTGCTCCAGCATCACAAGAACAATTAGCTGGATTATGGACTTCTAAAAATAGTGATGGTGTATTATTTGAAATTGCATTTATCAATTCAAGCGATCCGACAATTGGTACAAACTATAGCCAAGGGGCAACGAACGAAAATATTGTAATTGAATATGCAGTAGATAAAGATTTCTATGCTTTGTATAATCAAAAAACAGAATCTGAGCGTATAAATGCGTATTTCAAAATTTTCAACCCTAGTAACCACGATAGTCAAGCTGTTATCGCAGTTAATAAATATATCAATGGTAAAGTAAAATTAGGATTGAATAACGGACGTTATTTACGTGTGGAAGAAGCAATTCTTAATTTAGCTGAAGCTCAATATTTATCTGGAGATCAAGGTGCCGCTTTGATTACTTTAAATAAATTAAGAGATGTACGTTACTCTAATTATACAGGTGGAGAAACTGGAACTGCAATTTTTGATGCAATTCAATTAGAGCGTCGTAAAGAATTAGCTTTCGAAAACGGAGATCGTTGGTTTACATTAAAACGTTTACAAGGAGTTGCTGGTATCTCTCCTGTTTACACAAGCGGTATTCAACGTAGTGGAAACGGTTATTTAGCAAATGGTACAGGAACTGCTTCTTCAGAACAAACATTAAAAGCTGGAGACCACAAATGGCAATTACCTATTCCTCAATCCGTTTTAAACTTAAATAAAAATATGACTCAGACTCCTGGGTACTAA